A segment of the Bernardetia sp. genome:
ACATTGATTAAATTTTGATTTTTCTGACTTGATATAGCTCCTTCTAGCATTTCACTATGAAGAGAATACGACAGCGCACAAGCTGTTACGCCTGTTCCACAAGAGAGTGTTTCATCTTCTACACCACGTTCATACGTTCTTACAAAAATGCTATTTTTTTCTGAATTAGCTACCTTTTTTACAACAAAATTAACATTTGTACCTTCTTTTTCAAACCTTTCGTTGTACCTGACTTTTTTTCCCTCCTCAAAAACTGGGTAGTTTTTGAAGTTGTGCAGAGTTTCGCCTTCTAAAAAACGAACAAAATGAGGCGAACCTGTGTCTAAAAAATAAAAATCTTGGTTTGTTTCAACTTCTGAAATATCACTCATTTGGAGTTCTACTTCTGTAACCTCATTTTCTTTACTTGCTACTTTTGCAAAGTGAAGTCCGTCATAAGCTAAAAAAGTGGTTTCTTTGCCTTCAAAAACCCCCAAACGGTAGGCAAACGCCACAGCACAACGCCCACCATTGCCACACATCGAACCCAGCGCACCATCAGAGTTGAAGTAAACCATTTCAAAATCTGCTTTTTCGTTAGGTTCTTTTGATTTTTCTATTAAAATCAGCCCGTCAGCACCAATTCCAAAACGGCGATGGCAAAGTCTTTCAATGAAATCTTTATCTTTTTTTTGAGTGTCAGAAAAAGAATTATTACGATTGTCTATCATAATAAAATCGTTTCCTGTTCCTTGGTATTTATAGAATTTCATAATCAATTATGAATGATTTAATTACGAATTAGAAAGCCATCAAAAATGAATTGATAAATAATAATGCTATCTAAAAAATTAATATATAATTAAGTAGAGTATTATATCAATTTGTAATTGATTCATTCTTAATTCGTAACGGATTAAGATTTATCCGACACAAACTTCTGTCAAATCTATTAGATATTTTTGAGCAACTTTTTGAATATCTTTTGGAGTTACTTTTCGTAGGTTCAAAACATAATTGTTGTAATGATTTTCATCTAAACCGTAAAGATGAACGTCTTGAATTTTGTCCATCACAGCAAAAGCTGTGGAAAGTGAACCCAAAAAGTTTCCACTCATATAATTTTTTACATTGTCTAATTCATCTTCTGAAACTAGCTCATTTTTCAAAAGTTCTATTTCTTTATAGATTTCAGCAACAGCATCTTGATAGTTTTCTTTCTTTACATCTGTTCCAATAACGAAATATGCTCCGTTTTTCATCGACAAATGGCGTGAAGAAATTCCATACGTATAGCCTTTGTCTTCTCTAATATTTTGCATAAGTCTTGAGCCAAAATATCCTCCCAAAATCATATTCATCACTTTAAAAGCTGTATAATCTGGGTGTTTTTGATTGAAAAGTGTTCTTCCTATTCGAATAGAAGTCTGTACACTACCCTCTATTTCTTCGTATATTTTGGTAATTCGGTTGGCAGGAGTTTCTACTAGATTTCCTTTAGTTGTATTTTTATTAACTTCAAAGCTCTCAATAAAATCTGTTATCAGTTTTTCAGAATGAGCATCAATATCTCCCACCAAATAGGCTTCAAAAGGAGTAGATTTTATATTATTTTCATAACAATCTATTATATCTTGCCTTTGAATAGCTCTAATATTTTCTTCGCTTGGCGAAGCTGAATAAGGATGAGACGCACTAAAAATTTCTTTCTTAAACTTTACCGTGGCTTGGTAGGCTGTGCGTTCTTGCTGTACTTTTAGATTTTGAACCGAACGGTTTTTCAAGTTGTCTAACTCTGCTTGTGGGAAGGTTGGAGACTGTAAAACTTCTTTCAAAAGTGGCAAAAGGCTTTCTAAATGCTTTCCTAATGTATAAAAAGAAACAATCGTAAAATCATTTCCAGAATCAATATTTATAGATGCTCCATGAAACGAAATTGTGTCAGCAATTTGTTTTCCTGTTTTAGTTTTTGAGCCTTCTAAAAACATTTTTCCCATTATTGAGGCTTGCCCTGTTTTGCTCTCTTGACACTTTCCTGCTTCGTAAGCCATCTGAAATCCCAAAACAGGTTGGTTTTTGGTAGTCAGTTGGTGTAATGAAATATTGTTTTTTAATTTCTTAGTCGTTATTTCTGGTAGTTGGTGAGCTTCAATAACTTGAAACTTAGGAGCTGTCTTACGGTCAAGCATAAAGAATTTTTTATACGGCTGTTAAAGTTTTTGTTAGGCGAAAATAGCTATTTTTTATTCTATTTTCTAACAAATTTGTGTTTTATATTTTTATTGAAGTTGTTTAAGAATGTAAAAAAGTAGCTTGAATGAAGTTTAGAGTAAATTTTATTTATTATTTCTCGTTCAAGCATTCTGCTTGGACGCACTTTTTTGTCAGCATATGCTGACGAAACGGTAAGCACAAGATGGAATCTTGCGCTAGAAAACCATTCTTAAACAAGTTCATTGACAAAATGAGACAAAAACAAAAATCATTTTTCACTTCACTCATCTTGGTATATTTTTGGAACATAATATAGTTACCCATTTTTTACAGAAAAATAATACTTTTCACAAGAATTTGTTTGCAATAAGCGATTCAGTCAAGCGTTTTAGTTACTGAAACTGACAACTATGAAATCAATAAACGACCTATCTATGAAAATCAATAATAAATATCCTTATTTATTAACTGTCTTTGTTTTACTTGTTGTGCCTTTTAGTGTCTTCGGACAGCTTTCAGCTTCTGCACAAACAGCTGAAAATGAGCGTTTAACTTCTGCAAATCAGAGTGGGCGCAAAGTAGCTCGCACCTATTACGACCTTGACCAAACCGTCTTGAAGGCGCAATACTATTTTATTGGAGACGATAGTACAAATGTAGATGGCGAATACAAACTTTTCCACGTAACAGGCGAACTAAAATCTATTGCTAACTTCAAACAAGGAGAAATACAGGGAAGAGCGATTGAATATTATCCTAATGGAAATGAAAAACTGGTAGGCTCATATAAAGAAGGAAAGAAAGATGGCATCTTCAAAGAATATTACTTTGAAGGTGGACTGATGGCTGAATACGAATGCAAAGACGATAAGAGAAACGGAAATGCGAAGGTTTATAATGAAAAACAAGTAATCGTTCAAGAAGCTAATTATGTAAATGACCATTTAGATGGAATAATCAAGACATTTTATCCAAATGGAAAACTAAAAGCCAAAACACCCTTCAAACTAGATAAAATAGATGGCTTGGTAGAAGAATATTACGAAGATGGTCAGCTAAAAAGAACTATTACTTTTAAAAATCATAAACCCAACGGAGAAGAAAAGACATTTTATAAAAATGGTGTTTTGCGTACCACAACTACCTATTTGGATGGAGAAATGAGTGGCGATTTTAAAAGTTATTACGATAATGGTATTTTAGAACTGGAAACCATAAATATACACGGCAAAAAGAATGGCTATTTTAGAAGATATACAAGAGATAGTGTTTTGGTACAAGATGCAATGTATAAAAATGGACAATTACATGGCGATAACATTCTTTATTTTGACAATGGAAACCTCAAGCAAGAAGTAAAATACCGTGCTGGGCAGCAACTTTATTCTAAAATATATAGAGAAAATGGAAATCCTCTGAAAGAAATTGATTTTGGAAATACTATCAAAGACCGAAAAGAAACACATTATTACGCCAATGGAAATAAGGAAAAGCAAATCGAATTTCAGAATGAGCAAAAAGTAGGAGAGTGGAAATATTTTTATTCTAATGGAAAAAAGAAAGTAGAAGAAAACTATAAAGACGATAAACTACACGGCAAGCGAGAAACTTATTTTTCGAATGGAAAAACTCACTTGAAAGAAGAATATGCATTTGGAAAGCAACAAGGCATTACTAAAGAATATAGCAAAGAAGGCGACCTAGTTTCTGAAATTGATTACAAACTAGGCAAAAAATGGGGTGTTGCTACATATTACCATCCCAATGGAAAAATATTAGCAGAAGGAGTATTCTACAAAGATATTAAAAACGGAAAATGGTATTATTACAACGAAGATGAAAAACTTATAAGACGAGAAGTCCATAGAAGAGGGAAAATTTCTTCTGCCAAAAGTTATTCGAAAGGCAAGCCTCGTAAAAAATCTCCTTTCAAAAAGAGAAGATAAAAAAATAAAAGCTATTACTTTCGGTCTGCTCTACAAGGCTGACCTTATTTCCTAGGTTAGCCCAATAGGGCAGTACTGATAAACTTTAGACACTATCCCAAAAAACATGAAAATTTTTAGCTTTCAGATTTTAGAGGATAGTTTCTTTTTTTTCAATATTTTTCAAATATTCTTGCATAATTTCTACTCCAGAAGACGTGCCGATGCGCTCTGCACCAGCCTTCACAAAATCCTGCACTTGCTGATATGTTTTGATTCCTCCAGAAGCTTTTATACCTACCATTTCTGAAACAGTACTTCGTATTAGTTTTACATCTTCTAATTTTGCGCCTGCATAAAAATCTTTTTTCTCTGAAAAATTAGCTGTTGCAAATCCTGTGGAGGTTTTGACAAAATCTGCCCCTGCTTCTTCACAAAGCAAAGCTGTTTTTTTGATTTCTTCTTCCGATAAATAAGCCGTTTCGATAATTACTTTAAGCATTTTTTCGGCTTGGTGTGCCAAATCTGCTAATCGTACCATCTCTACTTTTGCCCAAAAAGGATTTGTCTTGAGAGCTGTCATAGAAATAACCAAATCAAGTTCATCTGCACCATCTTTGAGAGCAACTTCGGCTTCTCTTACTTTGGTCTCTGTTCGATTGTAACCCAAAGGAAAACCAATTACAGTAACTACTTTAGTTTCTGTTTTGAGCAAGTCTCGTTTTACTTTCTTTACCCAAAAAGGAGGAACACAAACTCCTACAAAATTATAGTTGAGAGCTTCTTCTATGAGTTTTTCAATGTCTCTATCATTAATGGTGGGTTTCAGATGGGTTTGTTCTATGTACTGTGCAGGGTTCATATTGAAAGTTAAGTTTTATATCAGAATATATTTTTAGAGTAAATAGATAAGTCGTATAAGTGTTTGATAAACACACTTCAAATTATTAAAAAATATTGATAATTATTTTAGAAAGTATAACCAATAAAAATTTAATTCCTTACAAAAAACCACTTTACAGTTTTATAAAGTCCTACACCAACGTAACCTAAAAGTCCTAGTTTGGCTTTTTCTCTAATGGAAATAGTGATGGTGGCAAATTCTTCTAGGTTGTCTAGCTTATTGATTTGTCCTTTCAAAAGGTCTATATCTTGGCTAATTCGTGCCAGTTCTCGCTCTACTAAAATAGCTTCTTCTACATTTTTTGCCATTTGTAAAAGTTCAATATAGCGTTTTCTTGTGGCAATAGCATTGTCTAATCTAATTTGAGCATCCCAATACTGTTCCGTTACGTCGTTTCCAATAATATCTTTTCGTGTAATTTTCCCTAGTTTTTCAATTTCTTCAATTACATTTTCAAATTCTTCACTTTTTACACGAATAGTAGTTTGGCGAGTACTCAAATAACCGACATAACCATCATACTTTTCTGCAATACGTTCTAATTGTGGATTAATGCTATCAGGCAATGGAGAAACAACAGTCATATTAGCAGAATAAAGAATTTTACGTTTTTCTTTAGGTGTTTTAGGATTTTTCTTTATTTCTAAGCTATTCAAACGCTCACTTGTGTAGCTTTCATTTGTACTTCCTGTTTTTTGCTGCTGTATAGTAGGAAGGTTTGCCTTTGAGTGAGATTTGCAAGAAGAAAAAATAAAAGGAACAAAGAGTAGGAGAATGAAAAATGTTTTTTTAGAAAAAGTCATTGTAATAGAGAGTTTTGATGATTATTGTATAATATTTAGTCATCAGATGCCAAAACTATCTTTTTTACACACATTTTTTTAGAACTTTTTCCATACAAGGCAAAATCTCACAAACAAAAACAGTGTAAATATCATTTAATAAATAAGAGTTCGACAAATACTCACTTTTTCAACTAAAACATTTTTTACTATGGATACTAAAAAACAAGACAGAATAATATTAGAGGAGCTTCAAAACACTAATACAAACCCAGACCCAAATAGTCCTCTACATACATTAGATACGCTTTCAGAAACAATGAATGCACTCAAAAACAAAGGTTACACGACAGATTTCAACCTAGATAAAGACTGTTTAGTCTGTACTCACGAAGGCAAAGAAATTCATGTCTATCCACAAGAATTTGAAATTGATGATACGTTCCGATTTGAAGGCGAAACTAATCCTGCTGATGAATCTGTCTTATACGCTATCAGCTCTGAAAAGCATAATTTGAAAGGTGTTTTGGTAAATGCTTATGGAGTATATGCAAATGATACGGTTGGGGAAATGGCAAAGAAATTTAAGTAATAAAAATTAAGTATGTAAAGACAGTGCTTGCATTGTCTTTACATATAACTCTTATTTTCTAACCATTTGTTTTTTCCACTCAAAATATCCTAGGGCAGCCAAAACCAAGAAAACAGCATACAACCCTGTTGTAAAATAAAGTCCTTTATAGTAGTAAAGTCCTACACAAATAATATCAATAATAAACCAAAAAATCCAGTTTTCAACCCAGCGTTTCGCAAGTTGAAACTGTGCAACTACACTAAAAGAGGTGGTAAAAGCATCTAGGTAGGGAACAGAAGCGTTTTCTAAAGTTGAGAACCAAGCTCCAAATCCAAAAATACCTGCCGTTCCAATTACCAAACTTGCTATCCAAAATTTGAAAGGCATATTTGTAATGGGTAGTTCAGTGTTTTCTTCCTTATAAAAATTGTTATCTAATTCTTCTACAACATTTTTGTCTAAAACAGAGCTTTCGATTTTTGCATCTTCTGTATCTGGCTCTTTCTTTTTTCCTCCAAAAAGCCAATGATACCAACCCCAAATACTAACAACAAAATAAAAAGCACTTAAGATAGAATCTCCATACAAGCCAGCATTAAAAAAAATATAGATATACGGAACTACACTTAAAATTCCGAAAAACCATCCCCAGTGATTGTTTCTAGTATTTAGCCATACACAAATAAGTCCTGTAAGGGCAGCAAAAAGCTCTAGTTTATGAGAAAAAAAGTAAGTAAGGAAAGATTCGATGAGTTGTTCCAAAATGATATAAAGGTTTTATAAAAAATTTCCACAAAGGTAAACTATAAAGGAAAAGGAAAAAGAATTATTTTTTTGAGAAAGGCTTTGACGAATTCTGCTTGTGAAAAAAATAATTTCTACATCTATTTTATTTCTAAATTTGTAGTAGGGCAGAACATTTTTTATTAAAAATCTTAAATTTATACCACGATTTATGCAAACCATATTTGTTCCTTTAGATTTTTCAGAAAACTCATTACAAGCACTTCGCCACGCCATCGAACTTGCCAAAATATCAGATTCAAAAATTATTGTTTTTCACTCTTATCAGCCTCCTCAAATGGGGGGAGGAAGTTTTACAGGAAAAAGAAAACTTACTAACCTTGGAAAGCAAGAAGCTGAAGACAATATGTATAAGGTAGTGATGGGCTTGGAAGAAGCCGACTATAATTTGGACTTTGAACATCTTGTGGTAGAAGGCGACCCTATGCAACGCATTCTTTTCTACATTGAAGAATATAATGCTGATTTGATAGTGATGGGAACACAAGGAGCAACAGGACTTAAAGAAGTTTTTTTAGGTAGTGTAGCAAGTAAGGTTATCAGAGATGCTACTTGTCCAGTAATTATCGTCCCAGAGAAAAGTAAGGAAATGGTGTACGAGAAAATTATATATGCTACTTCACTTATTGCCGATGATAAAGGAGTTTTGAGCTATCTGAAAGGTTTGGCAAAGGATTTTAAAGCAAAACTAGAATGTATTCATATCGAACAAGACACAGAAACAAATAAAAAGTTTGAAGAGCTTGCTAAAAACCATATAGAAGATGATATAACTTTCAAAAGTATTGAGAAAGAAGAAGATGAAAAAGTAGGAGATACTCTTCTAAATTACATACATGAAAGTCCACAAACACTATTAGTAATGCTTCGTCGTGAGCGAGACTTTATGCAGCGTATTTTTGGGTACAGTGTGACCAAAAAAATGGCACACCGTTCGGAAAGTCCTATGCTAATTATAAAGGCTGCTGACAAAATAGAATTATAACTAAAAGCAAACTTAACGGTTATAAGGTTTAATAAGCTCATCAAAACAAAACTTCAACAAGAAGTTTTGTTTTTTGTTTTAGATATTTTATGTTTAACTTTTATAGTTTTAAAAATAAATTTTACTAAAAATAATTCAACAAAAGAGTAATATGTCGTCTTTTATTTTTACCTTTGTTTAATATAGGTATCAGATAGTAGTTCAAAAAAATCACTTGATTTCACAATTTTATTTCTTTGGTTTTGTGTATCATTAAGTCTAAAAAACGGAGTTTTAGATTGAGTTTATTAATAGTAGATGAGGAAAGTGAGAAGCAGGAAGTGCAAAAGTAGTATAACCAAGGGAATGTTTAAAGAATTTTTAAGTACATTAAAATATCAAAAAATTGAAGGAGGAAGTAAAACATATCATTGACACAGAAGCCTATACTATCCAAGTAGATATAGAAAAAAATAGAGTATATTTTTGCATTCGTGGACGTTGGGACAAAGAAACCAAATTAGAAGACTACTTAGACAAATGGAAAGAGGCTATTTCGTATTTAGAACCTAACTTTACTATTATTGCAGATGTTCGTACAATGCTACCTCATGCTATCTCTGTAGAAAAAGTTCATGAAGAGGCTCAAAGATATTTAATCGAAAATGGTCTTTTCAAAGTAGCCGAAGTAATTTCTTTAAACGATAT
Coding sequences within it:
- a CDS encoding universal stress protein; protein product: MQTIFVPLDFSENSLQALRHAIELAKISDSKIIVFHSYQPPQMGGGSFTGKRKLTNLGKQEAEDNMYKVVMGLEEADYNLDFEHLVVEGDPMQRILFYIEEYNADLIVMGTQGATGLKEVFLGSVASKVIRDATCPVIIVPEKSKEMVYEKIIYATSLIADDKGVLSYLKGLAKDFKAKLECIHIEQDTETNKKFEELAKNHIEDDITFKSIEKEEDEKVGDTLLNYIHESPQTLLVMLRRERDFMQRIFGYSVTKKMAHRSESPMLIIKAADKIEL
- the deoC gene encoding deoxyribose-phosphate aldolase, which codes for MNPAQYIEQTHLKPTINDRDIEKLIEEALNYNFVGVCVPPFWVKKVKRDLLKTETKVVTVIGFPLGYNRTETKVREAEVALKDGADELDLVISMTALKTNPFWAKVEMVRLADLAHQAEKMLKVIIETAYLSEEEIKKTALLCEEAGADFVKTSTGFATANFSEKKDFYAGAKLEDVKLIRSTVSEMVGIKASGGIKTYQQVQDFVKAGAERIGTSSGVEIMQEYLKNIEKKETIL
- a CDS encoding DUF4349 domain-containing protein; protein product: MTFSKKTFFILLLFVPFIFSSCKSHSKANLPTIQQQKTGSTNESYTSERLNSLEIKKNPKTPKEKRKILYSANMTVVSPLPDSINPQLERIAEKYDGYVGYLSTRQTTIRVKSEEFENVIEEIEKLGKITRKDIIGNDVTEQYWDAQIRLDNAIATRKRYIELLQMAKNVEEAILVERELARISQDIDLLKGQINKLDNLEEFATITISIREKAKLGLLGYVGVGLYKTVKWFFVRN
- a CDS encoding phosphoribosylpyrophosphate synthetase, giving the protein MDTKKQDRIILEELQNTNTNPDPNSPLHTLDTLSETMNALKNKGYTTDFNLDKDCLVCTHEGKEIHVYPQEFEIDDTFRFEGETNPADESVLYAISSEKHNLKGVLVNAYGVYANDTVGEMAKKFK
- the pnuC gene encoding nicotinamide riboside transporter PnuC translates to MEQLIESFLTYFFSHKLELFAALTGLICVWLNTRNNHWGWFFGILSVVPYIYIFFNAGLYGDSILSAFYFVVSIWGWYHWLFGGKKKEPDTEDAKIESSVLDKNVVEELDNNFYKEENTELPITNMPFKFWIASLVIGTAGIFGFGAWFSTLENASVPYLDAFTTSFSVVAQFQLAKRWVENWIFWFIIDIICVGLYYYKGLYFTTGLYAVFLVLAALGYFEWKKQMVRK
- a CDS encoding toxin-antitoxin system YwqK family antitoxin; translated protein: MKSINDLSMKINNKYPYLLTVFVLLVVPFSVFGQLSASAQTAENERLTSANQSGRKVARTYYDLDQTVLKAQYYFIGDDSTNVDGEYKLFHVTGELKSIANFKQGEIQGRAIEYYPNGNEKLVGSYKEGKKDGIFKEYYFEGGLMAEYECKDDKRNGNAKVYNEKQVIVQEANYVNDHLDGIIKTFYPNGKLKAKTPFKLDKIDGLVEEYYEDGQLKRTITFKNHKPNGEEKTFYKNGVLRTTTTYLDGEMSGDFKSYYDNGILELETINIHGKKNGYFRRYTRDSVLVQDAMYKNGQLHGDNILYFDNGNLKQEVKYRAGQQLYSKIYRENGNPLKEIDFGNTIKDRKETHYYANGNKEKQIEFQNEQKVGEWKYFYSNGKKKVEENYKDDKLHGKRETYFSNGKTHLKEEYAFGKQQGITKEYSKEGDLVSEIDYKLGKKWGVATYYHPNGKILAEGVFYKDIKNGKWYYYNEDEKLIRREVHRRGKISSAKSYSKGKPRKKSPFKKRR
- the dapF gene encoding diaminopimelate epimerase, translating into MKFYKYQGTGNDFIMIDNRNNSFSDTQKKDKDFIERLCHRRFGIGADGLILIEKSKEPNEKADFEMVYFNSDGALGSMCGNGGRCAVAFAYRLGVFEGKETTFLAYDGLHFAKVASKENEVTEVELQMSDISEVETNQDFYFLDTGSPHFVRFLEGETLHNFKNYPVFEEGKKVRYNERFEKEGTNVNFVVKKVANSEKNSIFVRTYERGVEDETLSCGTGVTACALSYSLHSEMLEGAISSQKNQNLINVETLGGNLKVRFDYKKISNSEHNFTNIFLIGAATAVFEGEM
- a CDS encoding M16 family metallopeptidase, with product MLDRKTAPKFQVIEAHQLPEITTKKLKNNISLHQLTTKNQPVLGFQMAYEAGKCQESKTGQASIMGKMFLEGSKTKTGKQIADTISFHGASINIDSGNDFTIVSFYTLGKHLESLLPLLKEVLQSPTFPQAELDNLKNRSVQNLKVQQERTAYQATVKFKKEIFSASHPYSASPSEENIRAIQRQDIIDCYENNIKSTPFEAYLVGDIDAHSEKLITDFIESFEVNKNTTKGNLVETPANRITKIYEEIEGSVQTSIRIGRTLFNQKHPDYTAFKVMNMILGGYFGSRLMQNIREDKGYTYGISSRHLSMKNGAYFVIGTDVKKENYQDAVAEIYKEIELLKNELVSEDELDNVKNYMSGNFLGSLSTAFAVMDKIQDVHLYGLDENHYNNYVLNLRKVTPKDIQKVAQKYLIDLTEVCVG